The Macrococcoides canis genome has a window encoding:
- a CDS encoding amino acid ABC transporter permease, with translation MFLKLNEEQLHALDAAKQAFEPMLWGLIKYSIPITIATFIIGLIIAIITALMRVSRNKFARSIARIYVSIIRGTPMLVQLFIIFYGIPEVGRLITGNPDIKLNIAPVVAAIIGLSLNVGAYASEIIRGGILSIPNGQKEAAYSIGMSEWMTMKRIVLPQAMRVSIPALGNTFLSLIKDTSLLGFILVAEMFRKAQEVAATTYEFLSIYVLVGLMYWVVCFIISIVQGQYESRIERKYQR, from the coding sequence ATGTTTCTAAAGCTTAATGAAGAACAGCTCCATGCATTAGATGCAGCGAAACAAGCTTTTGAACCGATGTTATGGGGATTGATTAAATATTCAATCCCTATTACTATTGCGACATTTATCATCGGTTTGATTATAGCGATTATCACAGCATTGATGCGTGTGTCACGTAACAAGTTCGCGCGAAGTATTGCCAGAATCTATGTTTCAATCATTCGCGGAACTCCGATGCTTGTACAGTTATTCATCATCTTCTACGGTATTCCGGAAGTTGGACGCCTTATTACAGGAAATCCTGATATTAAGCTGAATATAGCACCGGTGGTCGCAGCGATTATTGGCCTGAGTTTAAATGTCGGAGCGTATGCTTCTGAAATTATTCGAGGTGGTATTCTATCGATACCTAATGGACAGAAAGAAGCAGCCTATTCGATTGGTATGAGCGAATGGATGACGATGAAACGTATTGTCCTACCTCAGGCGATGCGTGTCTCTATTCCTGCACTTGGTAATACATTTCTAAGCTTGATTAAAGATACATCGCTGCTAGGCTTTATCCTCGTTGCAGAGATGTTTCGTAAAGCTCAGGAAGTAGCCGCAACAACGTATGAGTTTCTTTCAATCTATGTACTTGTCGGCTTAATGTACTGGGTGGTATGTTTCATCATCTCTATTGTACAAGGACAATATGAGTCTCGTATAGAAAGGAAGTATCAGCGATGA
- a CDS encoding amino acid ABC transporter substrate-binding protein, with product MKRLFAVLTALLFVLAACGNSEEPTKNDSKTLTVGTEGTYAPFTFHDKDGKLTGYDVEVTEAVAKKAGYKVKFVETQWDSMFSGLNAGRFDTVANQVGINAERKEKYNFSKPYTYSEGVLVVRKNNDSIKSFDDVKGKKLAQTLTSNYGKLAKDKGAEITSVEGFNQAMEMVLSNRVEGTFNDKLSVLDYQKQKKAADIKLVTGDAEKSQSGFVFTKKTDKKVIEDINKALDELHKDGTLTKISKKWFGEDVSKA from the coding sequence ATGAAAAGATTATTTGCGGTATTAACGGCGTTATTATTTGTGCTTGCAGCATGTGGTAACAGTGAAGAGCCTACAAAGAATGATAGTAAGACACTTACAGTAGGTACAGAAGGAACATATGCACCATTTACGTTCCATGATAAAGACGGAAAGTTAACAGGTTACGATGTAGAAGTCACTGAAGCAGTAGCAAAAAAGGCAGGTTATAAAGTGAAATTCGTTGAAACACAGTGGGATTCAATGTTCTCTGGATTAAATGCAGGGCGTTTCGATACGGTAGCGAACCAAGTCGGAATTAACGCAGAACGTAAAGAGAAATATAACTTCTCTAAACCGTATACGTATTCAGAAGGGGTACTTGTCGTTCGTAAGAATAACGATTCAATCAAGTCGTTTGATGATGTTAAAGGGAAGAAGCTCGCTCAGACTTTAACTTCAAACTACGGTAAGCTGGCGAAAGATAAAGGTGCTGAAATTACTTCAGTAGAAGGATTTAACCAGGCGATGGAAATGGTGTTATCGAATCGTGTAGAAGGTACTTTCAATGATAAATTATCAGTACTTGACTATCAGAAACAAAAGAAAGCAGCTGATATTAAGTTAGTTACAGGCGATGCAGAGAAGAGTCAGTCAGGATTTGTATTCACTAAGAAGACAGATAAGAAAGTGATCGAAGATATTAATAAAGCATTAGACGAATTGCATAAAGACGGTACTTTAACAAAAATAAGTAAGAAATGGTTTGGTGAAGATGTTTCTAAAGCTTAA
- a CDS encoding M42 family metallopeptidase — translation MTTIIETIKTLTELHGAPGHEYQVRDYLKERMSAYADEVLQDGLGGIYFVKKSTNPDAKKVMIAAHMDEVGFMVTHITDNGMLKFTPLGGWPEDVLQAQRMKVLTRDKKEYTGIIGSLPKHFRTGNEGTPQISDMMLDIGAEDKEMVTEMGIMPGDTIVPEVEFKQLTEHRFLCKAWDNRYGCTIIIDVMERLKDIELPFHLYIGANVQEEVGLRGAGPAANMIQPDVALVVDCSPANDMAGRNSDNGQLGAGTLLRIIDRTMILKPSFKTLMQETYEAHNINYQYYQSPGGTDGGQIHISNEGVPTAVVGVPARYIHSNHTIFDIRDYEAARDGMLAILNTLDDETIEHLKLN, via the coding sequence ATGACAACGATAATAGAAACGATTAAGACATTAACAGAATTACACGGGGCACCCGGACACGAATATCAAGTGCGTGATTATTTAAAGGAAAGAATGTCAGCATATGCAGATGAAGTACTGCAAGATGGACTGGGTGGCATATATTTCGTCAAGAAGAGCACAAATCCAGATGCAAAGAAAGTTATGATTGCTGCCCATATGGATGAAGTCGGATTCATGGTGACGCATATCACGGATAATGGTATGCTCAAATTTACACCGCTTGGCGGCTGGCCGGAAGACGTACTGCAGGCACAGCGCATGAAAGTGTTAACTCGGGACAAGAAAGAATATACAGGGATCATTGGAAGCTTGCCGAAACATTTCAGAACAGGTAATGAAGGAACACCACAAATTTCAGATATGATGCTGGATATCGGTGCTGAAGATAAAGAGATGGTCACTGAGATGGGGATAATGCCTGGGGATACGATCGTACCTGAAGTAGAATTTAAGCAGCTAACGGAACATCGTTTTCTATGTAAAGCATGGGATAATCGTTATGGATGTACGATTATTATAGATGTGATGGAACGATTGAAGGATATTGAATTGCCATTTCATCTCTATATCGGAGCGAATGTGCAGGAAGAAGTAGGTTTACGAGGAGCCGGACCTGCAGCAAATATGATTCAGCCGGATGTTGCACTTGTCGTCGACTGCTCACCAGCAAATGATATGGCAGGCAGAAATAGTGATAATGGACAACTTGGGGCTGGCACGTTACTGAGAATCATCGACCGCACAATGATATTAAAGCCCTCATTCAAGACATTGATGCAGGAAACATATGAAGCGCATAATATCAATTATCAATATTATCAGTCACCAGGAGGCACCGATGGCGGGCAGATTCATATTTCAAATGAAGGTGTGCCGACAGCAGTAGTAGGTGTTCCTGCACGTTACATTCATTCGAACCATACAATATTTGATATTCGTGATTATGAAGCGGCGCGCGATGGTATGCTTGCGATACTGAATACACTGGATGATGAAACGATTGAGCATTTAAAATTAAATTAA
- a CDS encoding MalY/PatB family protein, whose amino-acid sequence MDFNEVIDRSATNAVAHEMLSKLYQRKDLMPFWIADMDIAVPETITRALQERLNHPIYGYTNWNNDQFYQPIRHWYKTRFNLNVLKQDLAYAPSVLFTVTEVIRSVTNEGDGVIVNIPSYNNFLNLINGNKRMIVGCDLYDDEDQYSMDFVQFEYLCQMPQNKVFLFCNPHNPTGKVFTEDEILKIIETCEKHDVYIISDEIHMDFVRHGTHQSLIQYMSQYDKMVVTTCLGKTFNISGIPHAYYITKDSYMRELLQTKIGSVYGIGAPNMLGLTAIRTAYMECGAWVDALNDHIESNMIKVETFISERLHDVLTFRRPQSTFLAWINFEASGFSEMDVQDALQNIGRIAVGIGNTYELTASTHFRLNVACSEEKLEQGLAAIEKAFSYLKENAGD is encoded by the coding sequence ATGGATTTTAATGAAGTGATTGACCGTAGTGCAACGAATGCCGTTGCTCATGAAATGCTGTCTAAACTTTATCAGCGTAAAGATTTAATGCCGTTTTGGATAGCGGATATGGATATTGCTGTTCCAGAAACAATAACACGTGCATTACAGGAGCGATTAAATCATCCGATATATGGCTATACGAACTGGAATAACGACCAGTTTTATCAGCCGATCCGTCATTGGTACAAGACACGTTTTAATCTCAATGTTTTAAAGCAGGATCTCGCATATGCGCCGAGCGTATTATTTACAGTGACTGAAGTGATTCGCAGTGTAACAAATGAAGGAGATGGTGTGATCGTCAATATTCCTTCATATAACAACTTCTTAAATCTAATCAATGGCAACAAGCGTATGATTGTCGGCTGCGATCTGTATGATGATGAAGATCAATATTCGATGGATTTTGTTCAGTTTGAATATTTATGTCAGATGCCTCAGAACAAAGTATTCCTGTTCTGTAACCCGCATAATCCGACAGGTAAAGTATTTACTGAAGATGAAATCCTGAAGATAATCGAAACCTGCGAGAAGCATGATGTCTATATTATCTCTGACGAAATTCATATGGACTTCGTGCGTCATGGGACACATCAGTCGCTGATACAGTATATGAGTCAGTATGACAAGATGGTTGTTACAACATGTCTCGGCAAGACATTTAATATTTCAGGCATTCCTCATGCGTATTACATAACGAAGGACAGCTATATGCGTGAACTGCTGCAGACGAAGATAGGAAGCGTCTATGGTATCGGTGCGCCGAATATGCTGGGACTGACTGCAATTCGCACAGCTTATATGGAATGCGGTGCGTGGGTGGATGCACTTAATGACCATATTGAATCGAATATGATTAAAGTTGAAACATTCATCAGCGAGCGATTGCACGATGTGCTGACGTTTCGTAGACCACAAAGCACATTTCTTGCATGGATTAATTTTGAAGCGAGTGGTTTCAGTGAAATGGACGTTCAGGATGCACTGCAGAATATCGGACGTATCGCTGTAGGTATCGGGAACACTTATGAACTGACAGCGAGTACGCACTTCAGACTGAATGTTGCATGTAGCGAAGAGAAGCTTGAACAAGGGTTAGCTGCAATTGAAAAAGCATTCTCATATTTGAAGGAGAATGCTGGAGATTAA
- the trmB gene encoding tRNA (guanosine(46)-N7)-methyltransferase TrmB — protein MRMRNKPWAEDFLLEHDHIVSIDLARKDHIIDWFEQVQPIHIEVGSGMGRFITEMAKANPEINYIGIERDKNVMIRIVEKAVEQNIKNLRLLTVDAEKLTEIFNEGEIDRIYLNFSDPWPKTRHAKRRLTHENFLKVYETILNKDGEIHFKTDNQALFEYSIESMSHYGMKLKNINLNLHDNEPVDNIRTEYEDKFSNKGFRINRLEARF, from the coding sequence ATGAGAATGAGAAATAAACCGTGGGCTGAAGATTTTCTTCTGGAACACGATCATATTGTAAGTATCGATCTTGCACGTAAAGATCATATCATCGACTGGTTTGAACAAGTACAGCCGATACATATCGAAGTCGGTAGCGGTATGGGCCGCTTTATTACGGAGATGGCAAAAGCGAACCCAGAGATTAATTATATTGGTATCGAACGCGATAAGAATGTTATGATTCGTATCGTAGAAAAAGCGGTGGAACAAAATATTAAGAACTTACGTCTCTTGACGGTAGATGCCGAAAAGCTGACAGAAATCTTCAATGAAGGTGAGATTGACAGAATTTATCTTAACTTCTCTGATCCGTGGCCTAAGACGCGTCACGCAAAGCGCAGACTGACGCATGAGAATTTTCTTAAAGTTTATGAAACGATTTTAAATAAAGACGGTGAAATTCATTTCAAGACGGATAATCAGGCGTTATTTGAATATTCGATCGAGAGTATGAGCCATTACGGCATGAAACTTAAAAATATTAATCTGAATTTGCATGATAATGAACCTGTTGATAATATTCGTACGGAATATGAAGATAAGTTCTCAAATAAAGGGTTTAGAATTAATCGATTAGAAGCTCGATTTTAA
- a CDS encoding phosphotransferase family protein: MEHFYQLGWTLDSAGGASGEAYMAEQDGRKLFLKRNSSPFLAALSAEGIVPKLVWTKRIETGEVVTAQHWKNGRSLTHMEMKSERVALLLKKIHRSKPLLNMLKRLEMKPMDPELLLNKINASLSRNVLTHHTVRKALIYLEEHMPKLERKFYTVCHGDVNHNNWLLSDQDELFLVDWEGAMIADPAIDIGMILYTYRDTIDWQSWLSTYGIEYTLDLEKRMKWYTIIQAIAMIEWYEEKSRYHDLNDWLKFLDDVLNLNRFI; encoded by the coding sequence TTGGAACATTTCTATCAGCTAGGTTGGACATTAGATTCCGCTGGTGGCGCATCTGGAGAAGCATACATGGCAGAACAAGACGGCAGAAAGCTTTTCTTAAAGCGTAACTCCTCTCCGTTTCTTGCTGCACTCTCTGCTGAAGGTATCGTACCGAAACTTGTATGGACGAAAAGAATAGAGACAGGTGAAGTTGTAACAGCACAGCACTGGAAGAATGGGCGAAGTCTGACACACATGGAAATGAAATCCGAACGTGTTGCATTACTCTTGAAGAAGATTCATCGTTCGAAACCGTTACTTAATATGCTCAAGCGTCTTGAGATGAAACCGATGGATCCGGAGCTATTGCTTAATAAGATCAACGCCTCATTATCGCGTAACGTATTAACGCATCATACTGTGCGTAAAGCTTTGATCTATCTGGAAGAGCATATGCCGAAACTAGAGCGCAAGTTCTACACCGTATGTCATGGGGATGTCAATCATAATAACTGGCTCCTGTCAGATCAGGATGAACTCTTTCTAGTAGACTGGGAAGGTGCGATGATTGCAGATCCGGCAATAGATATTGGTATGATTCTTTATACTTATCGTGATACCATCGACTGGCAGTCATGGCTTTCAACTTACGGTATTGAATATACGCTGGATCTTGAAAAACGCATGAAGTGGTATACCATTATTCAGGCGATTGCAATGATTGAGTGGTACGAAGAAAAGAGCCGCTACCATGATTTGAATGACTGGCTGAAATTTTTAGATGATGTATTGAATTTGAATCGTTTTATTTAA